From a single Saimiri boliviensis isolate mSaiBol1 chromosome 7, mSaiBol1.pri, whole genome shotgun sequence genomic region:
- the TMCC3 gene encoding transmembrane and coiled-coil domain protein 3 isoform X5, which translates to MNTLSLPLNIRRGGSDTNLNFDVPDGILDFHKVKLTADSLKQKILKVTEQIKIEQTSRDGNVAEYLKLVNSADKQQAGRIKQVFEKKNQKSAHSIAQLQKKLEQYHRKLREIEQNGAPRSSKDLSKDHLKDIHRSLKDAHVKSRTAPHCMESSKSGMPGVSLTPPVFVFNKSREFANLIRNKFGSADNIAHLKNSLEEFRPEASSRAYGGSATIVNKPKYGSDDECSSGTSGSADSNGNQSFGAGGASTLDSQGKLAVILEELREIKDTQAQLAEDIEALKVQFKREYGFISQTLQEERYRYERLEDQLHDLTELHQHETANLKQELASIEEKVAYQAYERSRDIQEALESCQTRISKLELHQQEQQALQTDTVNAKVLLGKCINVVLAFMTVILVCVSTIAKFVSPMMKSRCHILGTFFAVTLLAIFCKNWDHILCAIERIIIPR; encoded by the exons ATGAATACCTTAAGCCTGCCCCTGAACATACGCCGAGGGGGGTCAGACACCAACCTCAACTTTGACGTACCCGATGGCATCCTGGACTTCCACAAGGTCAAACTCACTGCAGACAGCCTAAAGCAAAAAATTCTAAAGGTAACGGAGCAGATAAAAATTGAGCAAACATCACGCGATGGGAACGTTGCGGAGTATCTGAAACTAGTTAACAGTGCGGACAAGCAGCAGGCGGGACGTATCAAGCAAGTCTTTGAGAAGAAGAATCAGAAATCAGCTCATTCCATTGCCCAGCTGCAGAAGAAGTTAGAGCAGTATCATCGAAAGCTCAGAGAGATCGAGCAGAATGGAGCCCCCAGGAGCTCAAAGGACCTTTCCAAAGACCACCTGAAGGACATTCACCGCTCTTTGAAAGATGCCCACGTGAAATCTCGAACTGCGCCCCATTGCATGGAGAGCAGTAAATCGGGCATGCCAGGGGTATCACTCACTCCACCTGTGTTTGTTTTCAATAAGTCCAGAGAGTTTGCCAACCTGATCCGGAATAAGTTTGGCAGCGCCGACAACATCGCTCACTTGAAAAATTCCTTAGAGGAGTTTAGGCCGGAGGCAAGTTCCAGGGCCTATGGGGGCAGCGCTACCATCGTCAACAAACCCAAGTATGGCAGCGATGATGAGTGTTCAAGTGGCACGTCAGGCTCGGCTGACAGTAATGGAAACCAGTCCTTTGGGGCTGGTGGCGCCAGCACGTTGGACAGCCAGGGGAAGCTCGCCGTGATCCTGGAGGAACTGAGGGAGATCAAGGATACCCAAGCTCAGCTGGCCGAGGACATCGAGGCGCTGAAGGTTCAGTTTAAGAGAgaatatggttttatttctcaGACCCTGCAGGAGGAGAGATACAG GTATGAGCGACTGGAGGACCAGTTGCATGACCTGACGGAACTGCATCAGCATGAGACAGCCAACCTGAAGCAGGAGCTGGCCAGCATCGAGGAAAAGGTGGCCTACCAGGCCTATGAGCGCTCACGGGACATCCAG GAAGCCCTGGAATCCTGCCAGACTCGCATTTCTAAGCTGGAACTCCACCAGCAGGAGCAGCAAGCTCTGCAGACGGACACCGTGAATGCTAAAGTTCTCTTGGGGAAGTGCATCAACGTGGTCCTGGCCTTCATGACCGTCATCTTAGTGTGTGTGTCTACCATCGCGAAGTTCGTCTCACCCATGATGAAGAGCCGCTGCCACATTCTCGGCACCTTCTTTGCCGTGACTCTTCTTGCTATATTTTGTAAAAACTGGGACCATATCCTGTGTGCCATAGAGAGGATAATAATACCAAGATGA
- the TMCC3 gene encoding transmembrane and coiled-coil domain protein 3 isoform X3, with amino-acid sequence MQIITELLQVERHDMNTLSLPLNIRRGGSDTNLNFDVPDGILDFHKVKLTADSLKQKILKVTEQIKIEQTSRDGNVAEYLKLVNSADKQQAGRIKQVFEKKNQKSAHSIAQLQKKLEQYHRKLREIEQNGAPRSSKDLSKDHLKDIHRSLKDAHVKSRTAPHCMESSKSGMPGVSLTPPVFVFNKSREFANLIRNKFGSADNIAHLKNSLEEFRPEASSRAYGGSATIVNKPKYGSDDECSSGTSGSADSNGNQSFGAGGASTLDSQGKLAVILEELREIKDTQAQLAEDIEALKVQFKREYGFISQTLQEERYRYERLEDQLHDLTELHQHETANLKQELASIEEKVAYQAYERSRDIQEALESCQTRISKLELHQQEQQALQTDTVNAKVLLGKCINVVLAFMTVILVCVSTIAKFVSPMMKSRCHILGTFFAVTLLAIFCKNWDHILCAIERIIIPR; translated from the exons GTAGAACGTCATGACATGAATACCTTAAGCCTGCCCCTGAACATACGCCGAGGGGGGTCAGACACCAACCTCAACTTTGACGTACCCGATGGCATCCTGGACTTCCACAAGGTCAAACTCACTGCAGACAGCCTAAAGCAAAAAATTCTAAAGGTAACGGAGCAGATAAAAATTGAGCAAACATCACGCGATGGGAACGTTGCGGAGTATCTGAAACTAGTTAACAGTGCGGACAAGCAGCAGGCGGGACGTATCAAGCAAGTCTTTGAGAAGAAGAATCAGAAATCAGCTCATTCCATTGCCCAGCTGCAGAAGAAGTTAGAGCAGTATCATCGAAAGCTCAGAGAGATCGAGCAGAATGGAGCCCCCAGGAGCTCAAAGGACCTTTCCAAAGACCACCTGAAGGACATTCACCGCTCTTTGAAAGATGCCCACGTGAAATCTCGAACTGCGCCCCATTGCATGGAGAGCAGTAAATCGGGCATGCCAGGGGTATCACTCACTCCACCTGTGTTTGTTTTCAATAAGTCCAGAGAGTTTGCCAACCTGATCCGGAATAAGTTTGGCAGCGCCGACAACATCGCTCACTTGAAAAATTCCTTAGAGGAGTTTAGGCCGGAGGCAAGTTCCAGGGCCTATGGGGGCAGCGCTACCATCGTCAACAAACCCAAGTATGGCAGCGATGATGAGTGTTCAAGTGGCACGTCAGGCTCGGCTGACAGTAATGGAAACCAGTCCTTTGGGGCTGGTGGCGCCAGCACGTTGGACAGCCAGGGGAAGCTCGCCGTGATCCTGGAGGAACTGAGGGAGATCAAGGATACCCAAGCTCAGCTGGCCGAGGACATCGAGGCGCTGAAGGTTCAGTTTAAGAGAgaatatggttttatttctcaGACCCTGCAGGAGGAGAGATACAG GTATGAGCGACTGGAGGACCAGTTGCATGACCTGACGGAACTGCATCAGCATGAGACAGCCAACCTGAAGCAGGAGCTGGCCAGCATCGAGGAAAAGGTGGCCTACCAGGCCTATGAGCGCTCACGGGACATCCAG GAAGCCCTGGAATCCTGCCAGACTCGCATTTCTAAGCTGGAACTCCACCAGCAGGAGCAGCAAGCTCTGCAGACGGACACCGTGAATGCTAAAGTTCTCTTGGGGAAGTGCATCAACGTGGTCCTGGCCTTCATGACCGTCATCTTAGTGTGTGTGTCTACCATCGCGAAGTTCGTCTCACCCATGATGAAGAGCCGCTGCCACATTCTCGGCACCTTCTTTGCCGTGACTCTTCTTGCTATATTTTGTAAAAACTGGGACCATATCCTGTGTGCCATAGAGAGGATAATAATACCAAGATGA
- the TMCC3 gene encoding transmembrane and coiled-coil domain protein 3 isoform X2 — translation MLLVHKPHFEAERLKVERHDMNTLSLPLNIRRGGSDTNLNFDVPDGILDFHKVKLTADSLKQKILKVTEQIKIEQTSRDGNVAEYLKLVNSADKQQAGRIKQVFEKKNQKSAHSIAQLQKKLEQYHRKLREIEQNGAPRSSKDLSKDHLKDIHRSLKDAHVKSRTAPHCMESSKSGMPGVSLTPPVFVFNKSREFANLIRNKFGSADNIAHLKNSLEEFRPEASSRAYGGSATIVNKPKYGSDDECSSGTSGSADSNGNQSFGAGGASTLDSQGKLAVILEELREIKDTQAQLAEDIEALKVQFKREYGFISQTLQEERYRYERLEDQLHDLTELHQHETANLKQELASIEEKVAYQAYERSRDIQEALESCQTRISKLELHQQEQQALQTDTVNAKVLLGKCINVVLAFMTVILVCVSTIAKFVSPMMKSRCHILGTFFAVTLLAIFCKNWDHILCAIERIIIPR, via the exons GTAGAACGTCATGACATGAATACCTTAAGCCTGCCCCTGAACATACGCCGAGGGGGGTCAGACACCAACCTCAACTTTGACGTACCCGATGGCATCCTGGACTTCCACAAGGTCAAACTCACTGCAGACAGCCTAAAGCAAAAAATTCTAAAGGTAACGGAGCAGATAAAAATTGAGCAAACATCACGCGATGGGAACGTTGCGGAGTATCTGAAACTAGTTAACAGTGCGGACAAGCAGCAGGCGGGACGTATCAAGCAAGTCTTTGAGAAGAAGAATCAGAAATCAGCTCATTCCATTGCCCAGCTGCAGAAGAAGTTAGAGCAGTATCATCGAAAGCTCAGAGAGATCGAGCAGAATGGAGCCCCCAGGAGCTCAAAGGACCTTTCCAAAGACCACCTGAAGGACATTCACCGCTCTTTGAAAGATGCCCACGTGAAATCTCGAACTGCGCCCCATTGCATGGAGAGCAGTAAATCGGGCATGCCAGGGGTATCACTCACTCCACCTGTGTTTGTTTTCAATAAGTCCAGAGAGTTTGCCAACCTGATCCGGAATAAGTTTGGCAGCGCCGACAACATCGCTCACTTGAAAAATTCCTTAGAGGAGTTTAGGCCGGAGGCAAGTTCCAGGGCCTATGGGGGCAGCGCTACCATCGTCAACAAACCCAAGTATGGCAGCGATGATGAGTGTTCAAGTGGCACGTCAGGCTCGGCTGACAGTAATGGAAACCAGTCCTTTGGGGCTGGTGGCGCCAGCACGTTGGACAGCCAGGGGAAGCTCGCCGTGATCCTGGAGGAACTGAGGGAGATCAAGGATACCCAAGCTCAGCTGGCCGAGGACATCGAGGCGCTGAAGGTTCAGTTTAAGAGAgaatatggttttatttctcaGACCCTGCAGGAGGAGAGATACAG GTATGAGCGACTGGAGGACCAGTTGCATGACCTGACGGAACTGCATCAGCATGAGACAGCCAACCTGAAGCAGGAGCTGGCCAGCATCGAGGAAAAGGTGGCCTACCAGGCCTATGAGCGCTCACGGGACATCCAG GAAGCCCTGGAATCCTGCCAGACTCGCATTTCTAAGCTGGAACTCCACCAGCAGGAGCAGCAAGCTCTGCAGACGGACACCGTGAATGCTAAAGTTCTCTTGGGGAAGTGCATCAACGTGGTCCTGGCCTTCATGACCGTCATCTTAGTGTGTGTGTCTACCATCGCGAAGTTCGTCTCACCCATGATGAAGAGCCGCTGCCACATTCTCGGCACCTTCTTTGCCGTGACTCTTCTTGCTATATTTTGTAAAAACTGGGACCATATCCTGTGTGCCATAGAGAGGATAATAATACCAAGATGA
- the TMCC3 gene encoding transmembrane and coiled-coil domain protein 3 isoform X1, giving the protein MPGSDTALTVDRTYSDPGRHHRCKSRVERHDMNTLSLPLNIRRGGSDTNLNFDVPDGILDFHKVKLTADSLKQKILKVTEQIKIEQTSRDGNVAEYLKLVNSADKQQAGRIKQVFEKKNQKSAHSIAQLQKKLEQYHRKLREIEQNGAPRSSKDLSKDHLKDIHRSLKDAHVKSRTAPHCMESSKSGMPGVSLTPPVFVFNKSREFANLIRNKFGSADNIAHLKNSLEEFRPEASSRAYGGSATIVNKPKYGSDDECSSGTSGSADSNGNQSFGAGGASTLDSQGKLAVILEELREIKDTQAQLAEDIEALKVQFKREYGFISQTLQEERYRYERLEDQLHDLTELHQHETANLKQELASIEEKVAYQAYERSRDIQEALESCQTRISKLELHQQEQQALQTDTVNAKVLLGKCINVVLAFMTVILVCVSTIAKFVSPMMKSRCHILGTFFAVTLLAIFCKNWDHILCAIERIIIPR; this is encoded by the exons GTAGAACGTCATGACATGAATACCTTAAGCCTGCCCCTGAACATACGCCGAGGGGGGTCAGACACCAACCTCAACTTTGACGTACCCGATGGCATCCTGGACTTCCACAAGGTCAAACTCACTGCAGACAGCCTAAAGCAAAAAATTCTAAAGGTAACGGAGCAGATAAAAATTGAGCAAACATCACGCGATGGGAACGTTGCGGAGTATCTGAAACTAGTTAACAGTGCGGACAAGCAGCAGGCGGGACGTATCAAGCAAGTCTTTGAGAAGAAGAATCAGAAATCAGCTCATTCCATTGCCCAGCTGCAGAAGAAGTTAGAGCAGTATCATCGAAAGCTCAGAGAGATCGAGCAGAATGGAGCCCCCAGGAGCTCAAAGGACCTTTCCAAAGACCACCTGAAGGACATTCACCGCTCTTTGAAAGATGCCCACGTGAAATCTCGAACTGCGCCCCATTGCATGGAGAGCAGTAAATCGGGCATGCCAGGGGTATCACTCACTCCACCTGTGTTTGTTTTCAATAAGTCCAGAGAGTTTGCCAACCTGATCCGGAATAAGTTTGGCAGCGCCGACAACATCGCTCACTTGAAAAATTCCTTAGAGGAGTTTAGGCCGGAGGCAAGTTCCAGGGCCTATGGGGGCAGCGCTACCATCGTCAACAAACCCAAGTATGGCAGCGATGATGAGTGTTCAAGTGGCACGTCAGGCTCGGCTGACAGTAATGGAAACCAGTCCTTTGGGGCTGGTGGCGCCAGCACGTTGGACAGCCAGGGGAAGCTCGCCGTGATCCTGGAGGAACTGAGGGAGATCAAGGATACCCAAGCTCAGCTGGCCGAGGACATCGAGGCGCTGAAGGTTCAGTTTAAGAGAgaatatggttttatttctcaGACCCTGCAGGAGGAGAGATACAG GTATGAGCGACTGGAGGACCAGTTGCATGACCTGACGGAACTGCATCAGCATGAGACAGCCAACCTGAAGCAGGAGCTGGCCAGCATCGAGGAAAAGGTGGCCTACCAGGCCTATGAGCGCTCACGGGACATCCAG GAAGCCCTGGAATCCTGCCAGACTCGCATTTCTAAGCTGGAACTCCACCAGCAGGAGCAGCAAGCTCTGCAGACGGACACCGTGAATGCTAAAGTTCTCTTGGGGAAGTGCATCAACGTGGTCCTGGCCTTCATGACCGTCATCTTAGTGTGTGTGTCTACCATCGCGAAGTTCGTCTCACCCATGATGAAGAGCCGCTGCCACATTCTCGGCACCTTCTTTGCCGTGACTCTTCTTGCTATATTTTGTAAAAACTGGGACCATATCCTGTGTGCCATAGAGAGGATAATAATACCAAGATGA
- the TMCC3 gene encoding transmembrane and coiled-coil domain protein 3 isoform X4, giving the protein MRRVERHDMNTLSLPLNIRRGGSDTNLNFDVPDGILDFHKVKLTADSLKQKILKVTEQIKIEQTSRDGNVAEYLKLVNSADKQQAGRIKQVFEKKNQKSAHSIAQLQKKLEQYHRKLREIEQNGAPRSSKDLSKDHLKDIHRSLKDAHVKSRTAPHCMESSKSGMPGVSLTPPVFVFNKSREFANLIRNKFGSADNIAHLKNSLEEFRPEASSRAYGGSATIVNKPKYGSDDECSSGTSGSADSNGNQSFGAGGASTLDSQGKLAVILEELREIKDTQAQLAEDIEALKVQFKREYGFISQTLQEERYRYERLEDQLHDLTELHQHETANLKQELASIEEKVAYQAYERSRDIQEALESCQTRISKLELHQQEQQALQTDTVNAKVLLGKCINVVLAFMTVILVCVSTIAKFVSPMMKSRCHILGTFFAVTLLAIFCKNWDHILCAIERIIIPR; this is encoded by the exons GTAGAACGTCATGACATGAATACCTTAAGCCTGCCCCTGAACATACGCCGAGGGGGGTCAGACACCAACCTCAACTTTGACGTACCCGATGGCATCCTGGACTTCCACAAGGTCAAACTCACTGCAGACAGCCTAAAGCAAAAAATTCTAAAGGTAACGGAGCAGATAAAAATTGAGCAAACATCACGCGATGGGAACGTTGCGGAGTATCTGAAACTAGTTAACAGTGCGGACAAGCAGCAGGCGGGACGTATCAAGCAAGTCTTTGAGAAGAAGAATCAGAAATCAGCTCATTCCATTGCCCAGCTGCAGAAGAAGTTAGAGCAGTATCATCGAAAGCTCAGAGAGATCGAGCAGAATGGAGCCCCCAGGAGCTCAAAGGACCTTTCCAAAGACCACCTGAAGGACATTCACCGCTCTTTGAAAGATGCCCACGTGAAATCTCGAACTGCGCCCCATTGCATGGAGAGCAGTAAATCGGGCATGCCAGGGGTATCACTCACTCCACCTGTGTTTGTTTTCAATAAGTCCAGAGAGTTTGCCAACCTGATCCGGAATAAGTTTGGCAGCGCCGACAACATCGCTCACTTGAAAAATTCCTTAGAGGAGTTTAGGCCGGAGGCAAGTTCCAGGGCCTATGGGGGCAGCGCTACCATCGTCAACAAACCCAAGTATGGCAGCGATGATGAGTGTTCAAGTGGCACGTCAGGCTCGGCTGACAGTAATGGAAACCAGTCCTTTGGGGCTGGTGGCGCCAGCACGTTGGACAGCCAGGGGAAGCTCGCCGTGATCCTGGAGGAACTGAGGGAGATCAAGGATACCCAAGCTCAGCTGGCCGAGGACATCGAGGCGCTGAAGGTTCAGTTTAAGAGAgaatatggttttatttctcaGACCCTGCAGGAGGAGAGATACAG GTATGAGCGACTGGAGGACCAGTTGCATGACCTGACGGAACTGCATCAGCATGAGACAGCCAACCTGAAGCAGGAGCTGGCCAGCATCGAGGAAAAGGTGGCCTACCAGGCCTATGAGCGCTCACGGGACATCCAG GAAGCCCTGGAATCCTGCCAGACTCGCATTTCTAAGCTGGAACTCCACCAGCAGGAGCAGCAAGCTCTGCAGACGGACACCGTGAATGCTAAAGTTCTCTTGGGGAAGTGCATCAACGTGGTCCTGGCCTTCATGACCGTCATCTTAGTGTGTGTGTCTACCATCGCGAAGTTCGTCTCACCCATGATGAAGAGCCGCTGCCACATTCTCGGCACCTTCTTTGCCGTGACTCTTCTTGCTATATTTTGTAAAAACTGGGACCATATCCTGTGTGCCATAGAGAGGATAATAATACCAAGATGA